One window of the Bos mutus isolate GX-2022 chromosome X, NWIPB_WYAK_1.1, whole genome shotgun sequence genome contains the following:
- the MBTPS2 gene encoding membrane-bound transcription factor site-2 protease isoform X4, translating to MDSHESFYVTEDLELYPEIVGLQQVQLAPVTEESLYEETVCEETVCKETVCEETVYEETVCEEAVYEETVCEETVCEETVSVETMGTEAIMEYKDVTGNWFHGGHHYPPLIALQPLFTSSPAQGDRDQEMVMVQTREEVVTCCQTESLQASDQTFIPGLDDSYFEQTLAPLSGSTSSSACNFSRKPSGRGQKPDGKKGYPGSEATVGSSSEGGPKKWEQKQVEIQTLEGQFSVTMWSATNKKDPEAGQTENSVPDYSEYLTGKKLPPEGTPGIDLSDPKQLAEFAKMKPKNTKDDVPRTVACPHTGCLKMFRDRAALKKHMHTHGPRVHVCAECGKAFVEGSKLKRHQLVHTGEKPFQCTFEGCGKRFSLDFNLRTHVRIHTGDRPYVCPFSCCNRRFSQSTNLKSHILTHTKNKNSK from the coding sequence ATGGACTCCCACGAGTCATTCTATGTCACAGAGGACCTGGAGTTGTATCCAGAGATCGTGGGGCTGCAGCAGGTGCAGCTGGCGCCCGTCACTGAGGAGAGCCTCTACGAGGAGACCGTCTGTGAGGAGACCGTCTGTAAGGAGACCGTCTGTGAGGAGACCGTCTATGAGGAGACCGTCTGTGAGGAGGCCGTCTATGAGGAGACCGTCTGTGAGGAGACCGTCTGTGAGGAGACCGTCTCTGTGGAGACCATGGGGACGGAGGCAATCATGGAATACAAGGATGTCACCGGCAATTGGTTCCATGGTGGCCACCACTATCCACCTCTGATTGCGCTGCAGCCTCTTTTTACAAGCAGTCCAGCCCAAGGGGACCGTGACCAAGAAATGGTCATGGTGCAGACGCGGGAGGAGGTTGTGACCTGCTGCCAAACCGAAAGCCTTCAGGCCAGTGACCAGACTTTCATCCCAGGCCTCGACGACAGCTACTTTGAGCAGACCTTGGCTCCTCTGTCAGGCTCCACGTCTTCCTCAGCCTGCAACTTCAGCAGGAAGCCCAGCGGCCGCGGCCAGAAACCCGACGGTAAGAAGGGTTACCCGGGCAGTGAGGCGACGGTGGGAAGCAGCTCCGAGGGAGGCCCTAAGAAGTGGGAGCAGAAGCAGGTCGAGATCCAAACCCTAGAGGGTCAGTTCTCTGTCACCATGTGGTCCGCAACCAATaagaaagaccctgaggctggacaGACTGAGAACTCAGTTCCTGATTATTCAGAGTACTTGACGGGTAAAAAACTGCCTCCTGAGGGAACTCCTGGTATTGATCTCTCAGATCCCAAACAACTGGCCGAATTTGCTAAAATGAAACCTAAAAATACTAAAGATGATGTGCCGAGAACAGTAGCTTGCCCTCACACAGGCTGCTTGAAGATGTTCAGGGATAGAGCTGCTTTGAAAAAACATATGCACACCCATGGTCCCAGAGTTCATGTCTGTGCAGAATGTGGCAAAGCTTTTGTTGAAGGCTCAAAATTGAAACGTCATCAACTGGTGCATACCGGAGAGAAGCCATTTCAGTGCACCTTTGAAGGCTGCGGAAAACGCTTTTCCCTAGATTTCAACCTGCGCACCCACGTGCGAATCCATACCGGAGATAGGCCCTACGTGTGCCCTTTCAGTTGCTGTAATAGAAGGTTTTCTCAGTCAACTAACCTGAAATCTCATATCTTAACACATACTAAGAATAAAAATAGCAAGTAA